The sequence below is a genomic window from Dyadobacter chenwenxiniae.
ACCATAATGGAATGGAAGTAATGACTGATGATCAAATGCCCAACCTGCCAATTGATACTGGATTCAACCGTATCCGGAATGATCTCCCATTTTTCGAGTGGAATCGTCTCAATAAGCTTATTTGTCCAGTCGTAGGCATTTGATGTCTGGCTGATCAAAATTTCTTTTTCTGTCATCGGTATTAATATTTTTTTAGTAGAATTGACGATTTGGCATTATTGGATTAAATTAAAAGATAGTACGGCCGCCGCCGCCGGAATGCCGACCCAGCGCAAAAACGTTACGGATTTTGTGTCGCAAAGTTTGCGAGGTACCGCTTCTGCTGAGCTCTGTAAACTTTTCTACTTCCAGTGCTGCGTTTTTCAAAGCTGCTTTGGCTGCACCCAGATTAGCTTTTGCCAGGTTCAGTTGCTGTACGTAGGAAGCGTCGACGATTTTAAATAAAGGCTGCCCGGCTCTTACCTGATCGCCTTCTCCAACAAATATTTTTTCAATATACCCATCGGCTTGCGAGCGGATATCCACATTAACCCTACCCTCTATACGCGCCAGCCGCCCTGCCGGTCCCGATGTCCACACGCAGGCAATCACCTTATTGTTTTCATCAAAAATAGGCGCTGCAACACAATGCACACCTTTTACAGTTTCGTTGATGTCCGCCGCATAACCGTCTTCCACAATTTTATCCAATTCTTTTTTCAGTGAAGACTTATCGGTGATTGTATATTCGTTGATTGGATCAAGGGCAATGATTTCTAATTTTGCTTCCTGTTCTTTTTTTGGTAAAAGGCCAATAGAACTTTTCCAGGAGCAGTGGAGTGCAGACTAAACCTCATTCCCTGTTTTAAAATAAAAACGAAATCGATATTTCCCTGAAACTGATCGAGTAGGATTGCTTCTTTGTC
It includes:
- a CDS encoding biotin/lipoyl-containing protein, whose translation is MIACVWTSGPAGRLARIEGRVNVDIRSQADGYIEKIFVGEGDQVRAGQPLFKIVDASYVQQLNLAKANLGAAKAALKNAALEVEKFTELSRSGTSQTLRHKIRNVFALGRHSGGGGRTIF